A genomic window from Acidobacteriota bacterium includes:
- a CDS encoding discoidin domain-containing protein, which translates to MSTREVCGVVMAAIVLAVVATWPLGRQLDRYVLQAGTDASISGWALAWAADRIPHGLAGFWTPPAFHPYRDVLAYSENLLGVAVLVAPILWLGGSLTLTYNVAFLLAYVVSAIGAYLLARDCTGSRAAAAIAAVAFVMLPYRVAQAGHLQVQWIGWTAVAMWALLRLLRQRTPTMIAVLVCAAVLQALSYGYAAFQLALAAVIVTVWHFASGALPSRRALLPIGAAATIGIAIVAPAIGAYGRVWNDRAPATSEIHHNSADLGAYLDVPDDMRTAGWLPGVTQPEGRLFPGVTVSLLAILSLVPLPRRWIGAHRISWGMRGLLVAVALAALLLSLGPEPRAWGTRLPIPSAYAMVAEWVPLFHVIRAPARFGALTLLATTMLASIGVARLTTGRSRRMVVAIVAVLAAVIVFEGTPTVRAFTAGMPVLPDEDRRAYEWLAHEPAGAVLEVPIGSPGRVNFGLWAQYGALLHRHPVINGLTRIETPLQAWLGGSASPLSYDGRQAEILPMLQSLGVSHVVVRPSRFVDNAFGMSTLAALQASALVTSTLREGGVHVLRLAPLPPAAELEIGRRIPSTAFTIAASPSGTGVERAVDGDPATRWLSGRPQDGSESIVLRFAATQDVARVDITLGNASLRDYPRHLRIESHDATGTVHVLHDENVLAPLGAAIRRAPERPVLTFALPPNQSVALVLRQTGRAERWYWSVDELAMWARP; encoded by the coding sequence GTGTCGACGCGAGAAGTGTGCGGCGTGGTGATGGCGGCCATCGTGCTCGCCGTCGTCGCGACGTGGCCGCTCGGCCGGCAGCTCGATCGATACGTGCTGCAGGCCGGTACCGACGCGAGTATCAGCGGGTGGGCGCTCGCGTGGGCCGCCGACCGCATTCCGCACGGACTCGCCGGCTTCTGGACACCGCCCGCGTTCCATCCGTATCGCGACGTCCTCGCCTACTCGGAGAACCTGCTCGGCGTCGCGGTGTTGGTCGCGCCGATTCTGTGGCTGGGCGGCAGCCTCACGCTGACGTACAACGTCGCGTTCCTCCTCGCATACGTCGTGAGCGCCATCGGCGCGTACCTGCTCGCACGCGACTGCACGGGTTCACGCGCGGCCGCCGCGATCGCCGCTGTCGCCTTCGTCATGCTGCCCTATCGCGTGGCGCAGGCCGGGCATCTCCAGGTGCAGTGGATCGGATGGACCGCCGTCGCGATGTGGGCCCTCCTGCGTCTGCTGCGGCAACGGACGCCGACGATGATCGCGGTGTTGGTGTGCGCGGCGGTGCTCCAGGCCCTGTCGTACGGGTACGCGGCGTTCCAGCTCGCACTCGCGGCCGTCATCGTCACGGTGTGGCACTTCGCGTCGGGAGCCCTCCCGTCTCGGCGCGCCCTGCTGCCCATCGGAGCCGCCGCCACCATCGGGATCGCGATCGTGGCACCGGCGATCGGTGCGTACGGACGCGTCTGGAACGATCGCGCACCGGCAACATCCGAGATCCACCACAACTCGGCGGACCTCGGCGCCTATCTCGATGTGCCAGACGACATGCGCACGGCCGGGTGGCTGCCAGGCGTGACGCAACCCGAAGGCCGGCTCTTTCCCGGCGTGACGGTGTCTCTTCTCGCGATCCTGTCGCTGGTACCGCTGCCGCGCCGCTGGATCGGCGCGCATCGCATCTCGTGGGGCATGCGAGGCCTGTTGGTCGCCGTGGCGCTCGCGGCCCTGCTGCTGTCGCTTGGCCCGGAGCCCCGAGCGTGGGGCACGCGCCTGCCCATTCCGTCGGCGTACGCGATGGTCGCCGAGTGGGTCCCGCTCTTCCATGTCATTCGCGCCCCGGCACGCTTCGGCGCCCTGACGCTGCTGGCGACCACCATGCTTGCGTCCATCGGCGTCGCACGTCTGACGACCGGTCGTTCGCGTCGCATGGTCGTGGCGATCGTCGCGGTGCTCGCCGCGGTCATCGTGTTCGAAGGCACACCGACCGTGCGTGCGTTCACAGCGGGCATGCCGGTACTGCCGGACGAGGATCGGCGAGCGTACGAGTGGCTGGCGCACGAGCCGGCAGGCGCGGTACTCGAAGTGCCGATCGGATCCCCGGGACGCGTCAACTTCGGTTTGTGGGCACAGTACGGTGCGCTCCTCCATCGGCATCCCGTCATCAACGGATTGACCCGCATCGAGACGCCGCTCCAGGCGTGGCTCGGCGGATCGGCCTCTCCACTCTCGTACGACGGCCGGCAGGCCGAGATCCTGCCGATGCTCCAGTCGCTCGGCGTGAGTCACGTCGTGGTTCGTCCCTCGCGCTTTGTCGACAACGCGTTCGGGATGTCCACGTTGGCAGCACTGCAGGCGTCGGCACTCGTGACGTCGACCCTTCGCGAGGGTGGCGTGCACGTCCTGCGTCTTGCACCGCTGCCACCTGCCGCGGAACTCGAGATCGGACGACGGATCCCGTCAACGGCCTTCACGATTGCGGCGTCGCCGAGCGGAACGGGCGTCGAGCGCGCCGTCGACGGCGATCCCGCGACGCGCTGGCTGTCGGGGCGGCCGCAGGATGGCAGCGAGTCGATCGTCCTGCGCTTCGCTGCCACGCAGGATGTGGCGCGCGTCGACATCACGCTCGGCAACGCGAGCCTGCGCGACTATCCACGGCACCTGCGCATCGAATCGCACGACGCGACAGGTACGGTCCACGTCCTCCACGACGAGAATGTCCTCGCGCCCCTCGGCGCGGCGATTCGCCGCGCGCCGGAACGGCCCGTGCTGACCTTCGCGCTGCCGCCGAATCAGTCGGTCGCGCTCGTGTTGCGACAGACGGGTCGTGCCGAGCGGTGGTACTGGTCCGTCGACGAACTCGCCATGTGGGCACGGCCAT
- a CDS encoding NAD(P)/FAD-dependent oxidoreductase has protein sequence MPAVSEPAVVIGAGPAGLTAAHRLTADGRPVVVLEADPEYVGGISRTVRYKDVRFDIGGHRFFSKSPEIETFWREMLGDDLLVRSRESRIFYRRRFFQYPLRPGDALRKLGPIEALRCVSSYCLARVAPARPVVSFQDWVTNEFGHRLFEIFFKTYTEKVWGMDCRDVSADWAAQRIQGLSLGSAIVDAVRSARQRGNGPIKTLTRTFLYPRLGPGMMWDACAAAVRRQGGQIRLGRRVTECRCDDEGTWHVTHVGTDGSEETTTGRHVISSAPLRELVAALRPAIDPETLDAASKLRYRDFLIVALLARGGTPLTDQWIYVHDPDVRVGRVQNFRAWSEDMVPDPSLASYGLEYFCSEGDDIWTRSDEQLRALAASELAHIGLAAPDDIVDACIIRQPKAYPIYDDAYRAQLERIRATLQERFPTLQVIGRNGMHRYNNQDHAMMTAMLAAENIREGRIRYDVWRVNNDAEYVEGPGAIADDGGRQVPERLPLAARTRQQT, from the coding sequence ATGCCTGCTGTCAGCGAACCGGCCGTCGTCATCGGTGCGGGCCCCGCGGGCCTCACCGCGGCTCATCGACTCACGGCCGACGGCCGGCCCGTCGTCGTGCTGGAGGCCGATCCCGAGTACGTGGGCGGCATCTCGCGAACGGTCCGCTACAAGGACGTCAGGTTCGACATCGGCGGACACAGGTTCTTCTCGAAATCACCGGAAATCGAGACATTCTGGCGCGAGATGCTCGGCGACGACCTGCTCGTGCGCTCGCGTGAATCGCGCATCTTCTACAGGCGGCGATTCTTCCAGTACCCACTGCGTCCGGGAGATGCGTTGCGCAAGCTCGGTCCCATCGAGGCGCTGCGCTGCGTGTCGTCCTATTGTCTGGCCCGCGTCGCTCCCGCGCGCCCCGTCGTCAGCTTCCAGGACTGGGTCACCAACGAGTTCGGCCATCGGCTCTTCGAGATCTTCTTCAAGACGTACACCGAGAAGGTCTGGGGGATGGATTGTCGCGACGTGTCGGCGGACTGGGCGGCGCAGCGCATCCAGGGCCTGTCGCTCGGATCCGCGATCGTCGACGCGGTGCGGTCCGCGCGACAGCGCGGCAACGGGCCGATCAAGACGCTGACACGGACCTTCCTCTATCCGCGGCTCGGGCCCGGGATGATGTGGGACGCGTGCGCGGCCGCCGTCCGGCGCCAGGGTGGCCAGATCCGTCTCGGGCGGCGCGTCACGGAGTGCCGCTGCGACGATGAGGGCACGTGGCACGTGACGCACGTCGGTACCGATGGCAGCGAGGAGACGACCACGGGGCGCCACGTGATCTCGTCGGCGCCGCTGCGAGAGCTCGTGGCGGCGCTGCGTCCGGCGATCGACCCCGAGACGCTCGACGCGGCATCGAAGCTCCGCTATCGCGACTTCCTCATCGTGGCGCTCCTCGCGCGCGGTGGCACGCCGCTGACCGACCAGTGGATCTACGTCCACGATCCCGACGTGCGCGTGGGGCGCGTCCAGAACTTCCGCGCGTGGTCGGAGGACATGGTGCCCGACCCGTCGCTGGCGTCGTACGGACTCGAATATTTCTGCAGCGAAGGCGACGACATCTGGACGCGATCGGACGAGCAGTTGCGCGCGCTCGCGGCATCGGAGCTCGCGCACATCGGCCTCGCGGCGCCAGACGACATCGTCGACGCGTGCATCATCAGGCAACCGAAGGCTTACCCGATTTACGACGATGCGTACAGGGCGCAGCTCGAACGGATCCGCGCGACACTGCAGGAGAGGTTCCCGACGCTGCAGGTCATCGGGCGCAACGGCATGCACCGCTACAACAACCAGGATCACGCGATGATGACGGCCATGCTCGCGGCGGAGAACATCCGTGAAGGTCGCATCCGCTACGACGTCTGGCGCGTGAACAACGACGCCGAGTATGTCGAGGGCCCTGGCGCGATCGCCGACGATGGTGGCCGCCAGGTACCGGAGCGGCTGCCGCTGGCCGCGCGGACGCGGCAGCAGACATGA
- a CDS encoding phenylacetate--CoA ligase family protein has protein sequence MTIGDRLEARLRRHVVSRAGARWARMESTVAVAAIARQERAIPYWPLDRIRALQQQRLRTLVVHARDTVPFYRHALRERGVDVGDVRTEADLARLPAIDGTTLARDPMPFVSEPFVAEGREVFKTSGSSSGLRKPVFWDYPSLLLRPARGERDRVVIARLAEEPWTDVIVREFLTTEWRHSLARWGGVRTQGHQRLLILPSDFSSRTQRAIYSERTVIPQRPVHYHHLPPSAPFEVAAAHLRAIRPRVVFSFGSYVDQFLHFLDASGGDVPMPRVWVYLGDRISPGGRELADTLGCRLYSVYSAMEAGTIGFQCERRQGFHLNIDLCAVRIVDDDGRQVPDGETGDIVISPLDNRAMVLLNYRVGDRGAIAREPCACGRTLPLLERMDGRRSEIIRLADGRELSSLAIEAAFSAELRRTVQAQLEQVADGHLRWRVVPYRGVEHDQVRAALVARGRYALGADTRLDVEILDEIPRTSAGKFVRVRTSPIAPVGPGDGR, from the coding sequence ATGACGATCGGGGATCGCCTGGAGGCGCGCCTGCGTCGCCACGTCGTGAGTCGCGCCGGCGCGCGCTGGGCCCGTATGGAGTCGACGGTGGCCGTCGCCGCCATCGCCCGGCAGGAACGCGCCATTCCGTACTGGCCGCTCGACAGGATTCGCGCGCTGCAGCAGCAACGGCTGCGCACGCTGGTCGTCCATGCGCGCGACACCGTGCCCTTCTACCGGCACGCGTTGCGGGAGCGCGGCGTCGACGTCGGGGACGTTCGCACCGAAGCCGACCTGGCTCGCCTGCCCGCGATCGACGGGACGACCCTCGCGCGCGACCCGATGCCGTTCGTGTCAGAGCCCTTCGTGGCGGAGGGGCGCGAGGTCTTCAAGACCAGCGGGTCCTCGTCGGGCTTGCGCAAGCCCGTTTTCTGGGACTATCCGTCGCTGCTGCTCCGCCCGGCCAGGGGAGAACGCGACCGCGTGGTGATCGCGCGTCTCGCCGAAGAGCCGTGGACCGACGTGATCGTCCGCGAGTTCCTCACCACGGAGTGGCGCCACTCGCTGGCGCGCTGGGGTGGCGTGCGCACGCAGGGACACCAGCGCCTGCTGATCCTGCCGAGCGATTTCTCGAGCCGCACGCAGCGCGCCATCTACAGCGAGCGCACCGTCATTCCGCAGCGTCCCGTGCACTACCACCACCTGCCGCCATCGGCGCCGTTCGAGGTCGCCGCGGCGCACCTGCGCGCGATCCGTCCGCGCGTGGTGTTCTCGTTCGGATCCTACGTCGATCAGTTCCTCCACTTTCTCGATGCGTCAGGCGGCGACGTACCCATGCCTCGCGTGTGGGTGTACCTCGGCGATCGCATCTCGCCTGGCGGACGTGAACTGGCCGACACGCTCGGCTGTCGGCTCTACTCCGTGTACAGCGCGATGGAAGCGGGGACCATCGGATTCCAGTGTGAACGCCGCCAGGGCTTTCACCTCAACATCGACCTCTGCGCCGTCCGCATCGTCGATGACGATGGGCGACAGGTGCCTGATGGAGAGACGGGAGACATCGTGATCTCGCCGCTGGACAACCGCGCGATGGTGCTGCTCAACTACCGCGTCGGCGATCGCGGCGCCATCGCGCGTGAGCCGTGCGCCTGCGGCCGCACGCTGCCGCTGCTCGAACGCATGGACGGCAGGCGATCCGAGATCATCAGACTTGCCGATGGCCGCGAACTGTCGTCGCTCGCGATCGAGGCGGCCTTCAGCGCGGAACTGCGGCGCACCGTGCAGGCGCAGCTCGAACAGGTGGCCGACGGACACCTGCGCTGGCGCGTCGTGCCGTACCGCGGCGTCGAACACGACCAGGTGCGCGCCGCGCTCGTGGCGCGCGGCCGCTACGCGCTCGGCGCCGATACGCGACTCGACGTGGAGATCCTCGACGAGATTCCCAGGACCAGTGCCGGCAAGTTCGTGCGCGTGCGCACGTCGCCCATCGCGCCGGTGGGACCAGGCGATGGCCGCTGA
- a CDS encoding class I SAM-dependent methyltransferase has protein sequence MAAEPVASPSSAAYWDEVGEAWTGGHADALWRAYCDRRNGALIARWMGRTTGRALKTDSFDEAVADGVYDVLRERATRVTAIDVSATILRAARARHGDLATALADVRRLPYADGAFDAVVSISTLDHFDSVDAIRLALGELARVLRSGGGLLVTLDNPMHPTVALRNRLPFDLLHRMGIVPYRVGATCGGAALRRLITAAGLDVRELTWVEHCPRWLAVRAGRKLGRPTPYAATFMRVLERFETLERLPLRSLTGHYVAAWAVKP, from the coding sequence ATGGCCGCTGAGCCCGTGGCCTCGCCATCGTCTGCGGCGTACTGGGACGAGGTTGGCGAGGCGTGGACGGGCGGACACGCCGACGCGCTCTGGCGCGCGTACTGCGATCGACGCAACGGCGCGTTGATCGCGCGCTGGATGGGCAGGACGACCGGGCGGGCCCTCAAGACCGACAGCTTCGACGAGGCGGTGGCCGACGGCGTGTATGACGTTCTGCGCGAACGCGCGACGCGCGTGACAGCGATCGATGTGTCCGCCACGATCCTGCGCGCGGCGCGCGCGCGCCACGGCGACCTGGCCACGGCCCTTGCCGATGTGCGGCGCCTGCCGTATGCCGACGGAGCGTTCGACGCCGTGGTGTCCATCTCGACGCTCGATCACTTCGACTCGGTCGACGCGATCCGCCTCGCACTCGGGGAACTGGCGCGCGTGCTCCGCAGCGGCGGCGGGCTGCTCGTCACGCTGGACAACCCCATGCATCCGACCGTGGCGTTGCGCAACAGACTGCCGTTCGATCTGCTGCACCGCATGGGCATCGTGCCGTATCGCGTCGGCGCGACGTGCGGCGGCGCGGCGCTGCGCCGGCTGATCACGGCCGCCGGGCTGGACGTGCGCGAACTGACGTGGGTGGAGCACTGTCCTCGATGGCTCGCCGTTCGCGCAGGACGGAAGCTCGGGCGACCCACACCGTATGCCGCCACGTTCATGCGCGTGCTCGAACGGTTCGAGACGCTCGAACGCTTGCCGCTCCGCTCGCTCACGGGGCACTACGTCGCTGCGTGGGCGGTCAAACCGTGA
- a CDS encoding peptidoglycan DD-metalloendopeptidase family protein has translation MTVVLAYALAIAAAVLMLLAVVTLRRIVAASRRDGEPRPADAILVFGGGVRPEGPSLTVRTRVDHAARLYDAGLAPLVFCSGGCEGALSEARVMRGLLIEHGVPADAVIPDDHGLSTRLALESARRMGRGRWHRIILVSSPHHLHRAELEACRQGLTVDTVAARRRGRSTWRHVVFDIRQHVREVLAVWGYALTALPGDRVNEWLPIRVARQIGARLAYLFGGADAVAAASVAIGAAIKARVADVLDTQSVHTPASGLHWPAAGRVGHHFGMRHGRLHGGVDLRAAQGTPVRAAADGHVLLADWIGPYGNVVVVHHGGGLATCYAHLGGFVVEERAPVVEGALLGFVGSTGRSSGPHLHFEVRVHGSPVDPLVYLPDTVPYEPRRQGQHNAVWAESIYLRGHDPKKPRRVLNDGEFQALARRLEANDIRYVYLFAGPYDGHGGVPAYAMSETARASVRRLRQLVPDVVLLPWVGGLQHRTVHLEDPQWVARAIEETARLVETLDVPGVHVDFEFIVPEATYVRRERNLPDTNEGLHEYGARHVAFTRALRERLPQAFLSVVIPSTSGHVRPWKQKHSVEEAATLATLVDQIALMHYDTSIADRAVFAASLDEQLRHVADWRARSASARTQFLLAVGTFVNARPLRHHRHLDVEGLEHYLPAIDAAIARTQRDVRLVDGLAVYCDWTTKDVDWRRFRRLWTAGAH, from the coding sequence GTGACTGTCGTGCTCGCGTACGCCCTCGCGATCGCCGCCGCCGTGCTCATGCTGCTTGCGGTCGTGACGCTGCGGCGCATCGTCGCAGCGAGCCGTCGGGACGGCGAACCGCGTCCGGCCGACGCGATCCTCGTCTTCGGCGGCGGCGTGCGCCCCGAAGGGCCGAGCCTCACCGTGCGTACGCGCGTCGACCACGCGGCGCGCCTCTACGACGCGGGGCTTGCACCGCTCGTGTTCTGCAGCGGCGGCTGCGAAGGGGCGCTCTCTGAAGCGCGCGTCATGCGGGGGCTGCTGATCGAGCACGGCGTACCTGCCGATGCGGTGATTCCTGACGACCACGGTCTCTCCACGCGTCTCGCCTTGGAGTCGGCAAGGCGCATGGGCCGCGGCCGATGGCACCGGATCATCCTCGTCAGCTCGCCGCATCACCTGCATCGCGCGGAGTTGGAAGCGTGCCGGCAGGGGCTGACCGTCGACACCGTGGCCGCCAGGCGCCGCGGGCGTTCGACGTGGCGGCATGTCGTGTTCGACATCCGGCAGCACGTGCGTGAAGTGCTGGCGGTGTGGGGCTACGCGCTGACGGCGCTGCCGGGCGATCGCGTGAACGAGTGGTTACCCATTCGCGTGGCGCGCCAGATCGGGGCTCGCCTGGCGTACCTGTTCGGCGGTGCCGACGCCGTGGCCGCGGCCAGCGTCGCGATCGGTGCCGCCATCAAGGCGCGCGTGGCCGACGTGCTCGACACGCAGTCGGTCCACACGCCGGCGTCAGGGCTCCACTGGCCGGCGGCCGGGCGCGTGGGTCATCACTTCGGCATGCGTCACGGCCGGCTGCACGGCGGCGTCGATCTGCGTGCCGCGCAGGGGACTCCCGTACGCGCGGCCGCCGACGGACACGTGCTCCTTGCCGACTGGATCGGTCCGTACGGCAATGTCGTGGTGGTGCACCACGGCGGCGGACTCGCCACGTGCTACGCGCATCTCGGCGGATTCGTGGTGGAGGAGCGCGCGCCTGTCGTCGAGGGCGCACTCCTCGGATTCGTCGGCAGCACGGGGCGCAGTTCCGGGCCGCACCTGCACTTCGAAGTGCGCGTCCACGGGAGTCCCGTCGACCCGCTCGTCTACCTGCCCGACACGGTGCCGTACGAGCCGCGCCGCCAGGGACAGCACAATGCCGTGTGGGCCGAGAGCATCTACCTGCGCGGTCACGATCCGAAGAAGCCGCGCAGGGTCCTGAACGACGGCGAGTTCCAGGCGCTCGCTCGTCGTCTCGAGGCGAACGACATCCGCTACGTCTACCTGTTCGCCGGACCGTACGATGGGCATGGCGGCGTGCCCGCCTATGCGATGTCGGAGACGGCACGTGCGTCTGTGCGGAGACTGCGGCAACTCGTGCCGGATGTCGTGCTGCTGCCATGGGTGGGAGGGTTGCAGCACAGGACCGTGCATCTCGAAGATCCACAGTGGGTCGCACGCGCGATCGAGGAGACGGCGCGTCTGGTCGAGACGCTGGACGTGCCGGGCGTACACGTCGACTTCGAGTTCATCGTTCCGGAGGCGACATACGTGCGGCGGGAGCGCAATCTGCCCGACACCAACGAGGGGTTGCACGAGTACGGTGCCAGACACGTCGCGTTCACGCGTGCACTGCGCGAGCGCCTGCCGCAGGCGTTCCTCTCGGTCGTGATCCCGTCGACGTCCGGCCACGTGCGACCGTGGAAGCAGAAGCACAGCGTGGAGGAAGCCGCGACGCTGGCGACGCTCGTCGATCAGATCGCGCTGATGCACTACGACACGTCGATTGCCGATCGGGCCGTGTTCGCGGCGAGTCTCGACGAGCAGTTGCGGCATGTCGCCGACTGGAGAGCGCGCTCCGCCTCAGCACGCACGCAGTTCCTGCTGGCGGTGGGGACGTTCGTCAACGCCAGGCCTCTTCGTCACCATCGTCATCTCGACGTCGAGGGGCTGGAGCACTACCTTCCGGCGATCGATGCCGCGATCGCGCGGACGCAGCGGGACGTCCGCCTGGTCGACGGCCTGGCCGTCTACTGCGACTGGACGACGAAGGATGTGGATTGGCGGCGCTTCAGACGGCTGTGGACGGCAGGTGCGCACTGA
- a CDS encoding Glu/Leu/Phe/Val dehydrogenase: protein MAAPSTTIVHGSPPAPVSWRVDRDGELLGFVAIDSTVEGRARGGLRLVADLSEPEMRDAARAMTLKYGLLGLPQGGAKAGVVGDPDAPPDQRRRRLETFARAVEPLLRERRYIPDADLGTDATAIRTMMQAVGIPMRARDWRAGRSGDHTARSCLAAGDVLVARRGLCWPACRVAIEGFGKVGGAAARMVAERGGRVVAVSTSHGALVDADGLDVDDLTARAAAAGSRFVLDTPGVLPRDALFDAPADVLLPCARRHGIDVATLDRVSARVICPGANNPLTDDAEAALDARGILSVPDFVSNCGGVLGGTLEFAGVPANRIGPIIDMPVRRWVGRFLDEAGRQGTTVRAVAEAESLARHARVAEAAAHPTLMGRVRGLGLEAYRREWIPESLMGALAPWLIARAWR from the coding sequence GTGGCGGCTCCCTCTACCACCATCGTTCATGGCTCGCCGCCCGCTCCCGTGTCCTGGCGCGTCGATCGGGACGGAGAACTGCTGGGTTTCGTGGCCATCGACTCCACGGTGGAGGGGCGCGCGCGCGGCGGGCTGCGGCTCGTTGCCGATCTGAGCGAACCCGAGATGCGCGACGCCGCGCGGGCGATGACGCTGAAGTATGGTCTCCTCGGTCTACCCCAGGGCGGTGCCAAGGCCGGAGTGGTAGGCGATCCCGACGCCCCACCGGACCAGCGGCGCCGACGCCTGGAGACGTTCGCGCGGGCCGTAGAGCCTCTGCTCCGCGAACGCCGCTACATCCCCGACGCCGACCTGGGCACCGACGCCACCGCCATCAGGACGATGATGCAGGCGGTCGGCATCCCCATGCGGGCGCGCGACTGGCGGGCCGGTCGGTCCGGCGATCACACGGCACGATCCTGCCTCGCGGCCGGGGACGTCCTCGTCGCGCGACGAGGACTCTGCTGGCCGGCGTGCCGCGTCGCCATCGAGGGGTTCGGCAAGGTCGGCGGCGCCGCCGCGCGGATGGTCGCCGAACGCGGCGGGCGAGTGGTCGCGGTCTCCACGTCGCATGGAGCGCTCGTCGACGCCGACGGCCTCGATGTCGACGACCTGACCGCGCGCGCGGCGGCTGCCGGCAGTCGCTTCGTGCTCGACACGCCGGGCGTCCTGCCGCGAGACGCGTTGTTCGACGCGCCAGCCGACGTCCTGCTGCCATGCGCACGACGGCACGGGATCGATGTCGCAACGCTCGATCGGGTGTCGGCCCGCGTCATCTGTCCCGGCGCCAACAACCCGCTCACCGACGATGCCGAGGCGGCGCTCGACGCGCGCGGCATCCTGTCGGTGCCCGACTTCGTGAGCAACTGCGGCGGTGTACTCGGCGGCACGCTGGAGTTCGCCGGTGTGCCCGCGAACCGGATCGGCCCCATCATCGACATGCCGGTTCGACGCTGGGTGGGACGGTTCCTCGACGAAGCGGGCCGTCAGGGCACCACGGTGCGTGCGGTGGCGGAAGCCGAGTCACTCGCCAGGCACGCGCGTGTCGCGGAAGCCGCCGCTCACCCGACACTCATGGGGCGCGTGCGCGGGCTCGGACTCGAAGCGTATCGTCGTGAGTGGATCCCGGAGTCGCTGATGGGCGCGCTTGCCCCCTGGCTCATCGCGCGCGCATGGCGGTGA
- a CDS encoding DUF1080 domain-containing protein has protein sequence MADWTPARTYLSRAAVAGALTLMAGGFAATSAQTPPPHAPLIGRWDLTVDAGPRKAPSWLEVELSGTRTLVGQFVGTGGSARPVSKVDFADGAFSFTIPPQWGTADTRLEGRLDGDRLVGTITEGDRTQAFTGVRAPALKRPAPAAWGPPITLFDGKSLDGWQALGRGDSQWSAADGVLKNAARGANLRTTQTFEDFKLHLEFRVPKGENSGVYLRGRYELQIDDPTGLHSPSHHTGGVYGFLAPSEDAGKGPDVWQTMDVTLVGRTLTYVLNGKTVICEREIPGITGGALDSDEGAPGPIYFQGDHGPVEFRNIVITPAKR, from the coding sequence ATGGCTGACTGGACGCCTGCACGCACGTACCTCTCACGCGCCGCCGTCGCCGGTGCGCTGACGCTCATGGCTGGTGGATTCGCGGCGACGTCCGCGCAAACACCTCCTCCCCATGCGCCGCTGATCGGACGCTGGGATCTGACTGTCGACGCGGGACCGCGCAAGGCACCGTCGTGGCTGGAAGTCGAGCTCTCCGGGACACGGACGCTTGTCGGCCAGTTCGTCGGCACGGGCGGCAGCGCACGACCGGTCTCGAAGGTGGACTTCGCGGATGGCGCCTTCAGCTTCACGATTCCGCCGCAGTGGGGCACGGCCGACACGAGGCTCGAAGGCCGTCTCGACGGCGATCGCCTCGTCGGCACCATCACGGAAGGCGATCGCACGCAGGCGTTCACGGGCGTGCGCGCACCGGCACTGAAGCGGCCCGCTCCGGCGGCGTGGGGTCCGCCGATCACCCTGTTCGACGGCAAGTCTCTCGACGGCTGGCAGGCGCTCGGACGCGGAGATAGCCAATGGTCAGCGGCCGACGGCGTGTTGAAGAACGCCGCACGCGGCGCCAACCTCCGCACCACGCAGACGTTCGAGGACTTCAAGCTGCACCTCGAGTTCCGCGTGCCGAAGGGCGAGAACAGCGGTGTGTACCTGCGCGGACGCTACGAACTGCAGATCGACGACCCGACGGGCCTGCACTCGCCGTCGCACCACACGGGAGGTGTCTATGGCTTCCTCGCGCCGAGCGAAGACGCCGGCAAGGGGCCCGACGTGTGGCAGACGATGGACGTGACGCTGGTGGGACGAACGCTGACCTACGTGCTGAACGGGAAGACCGTGATCTGCGAGCGTGAGATCCCGGGCATCACCGGAGGCGCCCTCGACAGCGACGAAGGCGCCCCCGGTCCGATCTATTTCCAGGGCGATCACGGCCCCGTCGAATTCCGCAACATCGTGATCACGCCGGCGAAGCGCTGA
- a CDS encoding protein tyrosine phosphatase family protein — protein sequence MQTRRAFFASLFVLTAVVAPVALDGLGAQTTQAAPIRRFMEIGPGLYRGGQPDKAGYERLRDMGIRTVVNFRTGDDERAMVEALGMKYIHIPVHFRWFGGELPEAAVTRFFAIVDDASHGPVFFHCKRGADRTGAFAALYRITRQGWSIDRAYSEARDVGMRWWYPAVKGELHEHSGRIGRNEARETASPSITMQVAR from the coding sequence GTGCAGACCCGACGCGCGTTCTTCGCTTCTCTCTTCGTGCTCACGGCTGTCGTCGCGCCCGTCGCCCTCGACGGACTCGGCGCACAGACCACGCAGGCGGCCCCGATCCGGCGATTCATGGAGATCGGGCCAGGGCTCTACCGCGGCGGGCAGCCCGACAAGGCCGGGTACGAACGCCTGCGCGACATGGGCATCCGTACCGTCGTGAACTTCCGCACCGGAGACGACGAGCGCGCGATGGTCGAAGCACTCGGGATGAAGTACATCCACATCCCGGTCCACTTCCGCTGGTTCGGCGGCGAGCTGCCTGAGGCAGCCGTCACGCGCTTTTTCGCGATCGTCGACGACGCCTCGCACGGCCCCGTGTTCTTCCACTGCAAGCGCGGCGCGGATCGTACGGGCGCCTTCGCGGCGCTCTATCGCATCACCAGGCAGGGGTGGTCCATCGATCGGGCATACAGCGAGGCGCGCGACGTGGGCATGCGCTGGTGGTATCCCGCCGTGAAGGGCGAACTGCACGAGCACTCCGGCCGTATCGGCAGGAACGAGGCACGCGAGACGGCGTCACCGTCGATCACGATGCAGGTCGCGCGATGA